The nucleotide sequence AACATTAAAGATAGTTTCTCCGAAAAAGTATCAGAAGTTGCTCAAATCTAGCAGGTGGAACTTGTTCCAGAAGCCAGACTATCGATTGATCGAATATTGGAAGCGATACAACAATCAAGAAACTTTGCGAGATGGCTCAAAGCCCTAGAACTTTGAGGCTTTAATGCTGCTTAGAAGGGCGATCGCTCTAGTCCAAGCCTGATCGCCCTCTTTATCCTTAACCCAGCAGATTTTTCCGAGCGCGTTCCTGCCGCGATTCGGCTTCGTCCATCAGTTTGGCAAAGTCCTCGATCGCTTCTCCCGGATAATTCTCGAACACACGAGTCGAAAGCGAAATTCGTCCTCGCCCTTCATCCAAATCGACAATCATCGCTTTAATCACCTGTCCGACTTGCAGCAGCGAGGGAAGGGATTCGATGTAGTTCTTACTAATTTGATTGATGTGAAGTAGACCCGTTGTGCCATCAAATTCGGCAAACGCACCAAACGGCTTGAGACTGGTAATCGTTGCTTCGACCAGTTGACCCACTTCTAACTGGCTGAAGTTTGCCGCTCGTGCTGCCAGACGATTTGACAAAACGATTTTGTTGCGATCGCGATCCAGTTCCAAAAACGTCGCAGATAGTGTCTGCCCTTTCAGCGCATCGAGATTTTCGCGCTCGACTAAGTGCGATCGTGGAATAAAGCCTCGTAATCCTTGCACATCAACGGTAACACCACCTTTATTTGAGCCAGTCACCCGAACCTGTAAACTCTGATTGGTTGCCTGCAAATCCGCAAGCTGTTCCCAAACTTTCTGAAGTTCAAGCTGACGCAGAGAAATGGTCACGCGCCCATCGGCATCCTGTTCGCGCACAATGACGAATTCTCGCTCCTCATCCAACGGCAGCACTACTGACACATCCGTCACCCGTCGCACACTCGCTTCTTCGATCGGCAAAAACGCCGGAGATTTTCCTCCGATATCGACTAAAGCACCATCGCTTTCATAGCTAAACGCTTTACCCGTCACTCGTTTCCCCTTTTGAAACTCGTAATCGTGCTGCTCTAGAGCTTTAGCGAAATCTTCCATCGAAAAGGAAGCATTAGTCGATCGATCTGGCATTTCTACTGATTCCTGAAAAATACGATCGCCACTTAACTGGCTTTCTAATTCTAGTGCCTTAGTCTCGAAAATAACGTCTTAACTTGTTCCCAAGCATCCGCCGCCGCAGTTGAATTGTAGTCCGATCGCTGATCGCAAAAGAATCCATGTCCTGCGGGATAGCGAAAGACGCGATGATCAACGTGATGCTCTTTCAGCGCGGCTTCAATTTGGTCGATTTGGTCGATCGGGATCAGTGGATCTTGTGTACCGAAAAAAGCATACAGCGTTCCTTTAATTTCTGGCGTTCGAGCGATCGTTGGTTCTCCCCCGCCCGGTGTCATTGTCGCAATTCCCGCACCATAGAAGGAAGCGGTCACCTTGACTTCGGGCAACGTTGCTGCCAGATAGGCAACGTGCCCACCGAAGCAAAACCCGATCGTGCCCACTTCGTTAAAGCCTTTGGTTTGCAGAAACGCGATCGTCGCGCTCAAATCGCTCAGCAATTGATCCGCTGTCGTTTGATCCTTGTGAAATCGCCCAAGCTTGGTGCCTTCCTCGCTATATTCCACCTCAAATCCGGGTGCAGTTCGCTGAAAAATCGCGGGCGCGATCGCCAAGTAGCCCGCTTGCGCCAATCGCTTTGTCACTGCTTGAATATGCGAATTCACCCCGAAGATTTCTTGAATCACAATAATGGCAGACGATGCGGAAACATCCGGTTCGCTGATGTAGGCATCAATATCAAGCGAACCAGTTGAAAGTTTGATCCAGGAGGAATTCACGATCGCGTCTCACAACCCAACACTCTGTATTCTGAACGAAAAACGCAGCTCCAGATCGACGAAAATAGACCGTTCTAACTTTAACTACCGTGACAAATTCAAAAGAGCGATCAAAATATCGCAGGCTATACTGTCTCTATCAGGGTCAGCAGAATTGATGTCAAGCAGATAAAGTTGAGTTTATAGAAGCGGAAGTGATTGAGGAATAATGCGTTCTGATTTCAGTACGACCGATCGCAACCCCGAAGAAGTACCCAACTCATTGCCTCTCTCTTCTAAAATGAGGACAACGTTTGTGGGCTAATTAAAAGCACAACCACTAAAAGATTTTTCCAGTAAGATTCCATGATTGAGGTTTGAGGGCACGGGCATGGTGCAATTTCATATTCAGCCAGATAGCGATATCCCGGCATCAACTCAACTGTATAACCAGATTTTATTTGCGATCGCATCGCGGCAATTTCCACCCGGACATCGTTTACCCAGCACTCGACAACTGGCAATGCAAACCGGACTACACCGCAACACAATTAGCAAAGTGTATCGCCAACTAGAAGATGCAGGCGTGGTCGATGCTCAAGCGGGGTCTGGAATTTATGTGCGCGATCAAGGGCACGATACAGGGGCACACATCAAGTCTCCCCTGCTTGAACAATATCCCCAAGCCCACAAAATCATTCAATCTAGCTTGGATGAACTGGTCAAACAAGGCTGTTCACTCGGACAGGCGCGAGAATTATTTCTTGCAGAGATTGATTGGCGATTGCGGTGTAGCGCTTCAGTTCTCGTGACAGCTCCCCAACATGATTTGGCAAACGGGGAAGTTTTGATGCGGGAACTAGAGCGCGCTCTGGCAATTCCGATGCAGCTTGTGCCAATGGAAGAACTTGGACAAGTGCTAGATCAAACGCGATCGAGTACCGTCGTGACCAGTCGTTACTTTATCGCCCAAGCTGAAGCGATCGCGTCTCCGAAAGCAGCGCGAGTTATTCCGATCGATATCTACGATTTTGAGCAGGAATTGAAGCTGGTCAAAGTCATGCCAAAAGGCACTTGTTTAGGCATTGTCAGCCTGAGCGGTGGAACTGTCGGCGTAGCGGAGGTGATTATCCACAGCTTGCGCGGCGATGACCTGTTAGTCATGACCGCACAGATAGACGATCGCTATAAACTCAATGCAATGGTGAGAACGGCACAAACGATTTTCTGCTTTGATCAGGTAAGTTGTGCAAGCGTAAAAGCAACGATCTCAGCTTCTCGCGATGACATCATTCGCCCGCCTCAAGTCATCTGCTGCGAAAACTTTATTGTGGGCAAATCGATTAATCTACTGAGACGAGAGCTAGGTTTGGAATAAGGATTAGGCAATTCTGATGGGTAGAGCCAGCTTCAGAACCGTCATTTCCGATTGCTGGTTCACGATTAAATCTGCACCTAAATCAAATGCAAATCGCCGCAGCAATGCCAATCTCAGGCTAGAAATATTTTGTTCTTGCTGAAGCCCGATTTCGTTGCCGCTCTTCAAAGCACAATTGGCGGAGAGGCAAAACGTTTGCTGCTCAAGATCGATTTGTGTGTGGAGTTGAATCGGTAAATCAGGAGTCAACTGATTGAGATACAAGAGCATTTGACTCAGCGCTTTTTCCAGGGTGGGCAAGTGAACGAGCAGTTTGGGAACTGGGTCTAGAGTTTGTTTAAGCTGAATTACGATCGTGGTGTCTCGCGAAAATCGCTCGATTAAGAGCGCTAGCCAATCATGAATTTGCACTTCGGTCAGGGGTATCGCATCTGAAGAACTTGAAGAATTTTGAAACACGAGTAAATCGCTCACTAAGCGGAATTTTTCTTGCCACCCCTGCCGCAGAATGTTCAAGTATTGATCTAACCGTTGAACATGAGGGTTGGGAACGTCTGGATCGATCAGAGAAGCAACCCCGTGCTGCATTAGCTCGATCACCATTCGCATATTTGTTAGCGGTGTCCGCAGTTCGTGAGACAGCGCCTCAATAAATTCATCCTGGAGCGCCTTGAGCTGCCTCAGTTCCACAATCTGCGCTTGTGCAATCTGGTTTTGCTGGGCAGATTGATAGGCTCGGATCGCTTGGCTGACCAGTTGTCCGATCGCCTCGGCTTGAAACTCGCTCCAGCGCGGGTACTCTGACAGAATAATGCCGAATTCGCCGATCGTGCCGTGCTTTCCCTGAATGGGGCAGACAATCACTTGAGCCAGGGCGCGATAAATCGGCGGTAGGGTCTCTAGGGGTGGACAGAGCCAGCACTGGCGCTGAAACAGCCGCGAATAAAACGACGAGAATTTCGCAGTTTCTACCGTGCGCCGCAGCAGCGATCTCGGTTCCGCATCTTCAGCATTAAACTCCGCTGCGATCGTCGAAATCGCCGCGGCTGGGTCGTGAAAGGCAATCCAACTGTAGTGAAGGTTTAGCGTTTGCCCAATTTCTTGCAGCATCCACTGGAGAAATTCCGTTCGATCGGTATCGCACTGATCGAAAATACGCTGGCGGAGTCGATCAACCGCGATTGCAAATTGAAGCTGTTCAGTACGCTCTTTTAGCTGAGCGCTCAACAGCGATTGCGTGGTCTCCAGAATTTGCTTTTGGGCATCTAGACTCGACTCGCGCTGGCAGCGATCGCTCATATCCTGAAACACCATAACGCCACCAATAATCTCCCCATCTCGGTTGCGAATTGGAGAGGCACTGTCACCGACAGGGCGCTTTGTTCCGTCGCGCGATCGTAAAACTGCACGAGCGGGCAATGTAATTGTATCACCCTGGCATAAAGCTGCCAGAATCGGGTTGTTGATGGGCGCTCCGGTCTCTTCATCGATTAGATCCAGTACTCGTCCTGCAAATTCTCCCAAGGCTTGCTCCTGCGTCCAGCCTGTGAAGAACTCGGCAGCAGGATTCATGAACGTGATGAATCCATCGACATCGGTGGCGAGCGTGGCATCCCCAATGCTAACTAAGGTGGTAGCATACCATTGCTGGACATCCTTAAGAGCCGCTTCCATCTGGTGACGACGCAGGGCAACCTGAATCGTGGTGTGCAAATCTGCTTCGTGAAACGGTTTAATCAAGTAGCCGAACGGAGAGGTTTCGGTGGCACGTCTGAGCGTGTATTCGTCTGCGTGAGCCGTGAGATAAACAACGGGAAGATTCAGCTTGAGATAGAGATATTCTGCCGCAGAAACGCCGTCGCTTTTTCCCTGCAAGCAAATATCCATCAAGACCAAATCCGGGCGCTGGGTGGTGGCAATCTGGATTGCCTGACGGGCACTGGTTGCGATCGCAATCACCTGGTATCCAAATGTTTGCAATACTTCCTGCACGTGCCAAGCGACAACGCTTTCGTCTTCGACCACAAGGATTCTTTTCACGCTCACCGTTCTCACTTCTTAATTCGCTCTTATTGTAGGCTCTGTTGAGATATTTTAAGCAACAGATTTAAGCACAATTGAATGTGACATTGAACCGAGTTTTTTGAGCTTTTTCAACTGTAATCTGAGCATTTAATTGATTCGCTAAAGCATTCACTAAGCGTAACCCCATCGATCGAATTTCCTGTAGCTCAAAACTTTCAGGAAGAATTTTTCCGTCATTTTCTACGATTAAGCAAACCTTAGAAGAATCATGGTTCAAGATGACGGTTACTTCTCCGATTTCTTCATCCATAAATCCATGCTTCAAAGCGTTGGTCATCAGTTCATTCAGGATTAGACCACATGGAATTGCTTTCTCTAGGCTGACTACGATATTTGGCTGAACTTGAACCAATAAATTTACGCGCTCTGGCTGAATTCGATACGTGTTGAATAAACTCAGCGTCAAAGATTGTACGTATTCTGAGAGGTTGACATTGGCAAAATCTTCAGAGCGGTATAAAGTATCGTGAACTAATGCCATCGAACTAATCCGGCTTTGACTATCCTTGAAAATTTGTTTTACTTCAGGATCTTGAATGCGCTGTGCTTGTAAATAAATTAAGCTCGAAATAATTTGCAAATTGTTTTTGACGCGATGATGAATTTCTTTGAGTAATGCTTCTTTTTCTTGTAGAGACGCTTGGACTTTGGCTTCTGCTAGCTTCTGAATAGTAATGTCTTCGATCGTTCCGGTATGCCCAATTAACTCGTTCTGTTCTGAAAACATCGGAGCAGTTCTGACATGCAACCATCGGATTTCTTGAGCCGAGGTAATAACCCGGAATTGCTCAGTGTGAGGTCGCTCTGCCTTGGCATCTTCGATCCAGCGAGGCAAGATCCGATCGCGATCTTCGGGATGCACATACTTTAGCCAGCGATCTCCAATACTTTCTTCGAGCGTATGTCCGACAATTTCTTCGCAACGGGAATTGATGTAGGTACACTGTCCCTGCACATTACAGCTAAAAATGCCAAAGGGTAGACAGGCACTAAGTGCTAACCATTGTTCTTCGGTTTGGTGGGTTGCGATCAGCAGCGACGCAGAGTGTGGATTGAGCAGAGTTTCGAGTTGAACAAGGACAGTCGAGAGAGAGTGATCGATCGCGGGTTGAACGGGTTGCGGCAGAGCAGTGATCGATCGCTGAAACGCCTGAGCTTGTGCTTTAAAGGCACGAATGCGTAATTCTAGCTCAGGAGGATTCGGGTCTAAAGTCTCGTCCATGTGACATGAATCCCAGGGGTCATAGCAAACTTTATCAGAGATTTAGCCCGATATTTGAGCTTAGCGGCAGGCTTTAACTTGAAAGAGAGAGCTGAGCTATATCGACACCCCACTCTCCACTCCCCACTTCATTTCGGATTGCTATACCTCCGCTTCTGTTGGAGAACCGATTAAAGGGTGCAGTTTTCTCTTTCTTAAATAGTACGCACGCTAGGTAATCCTCGCATATGAGCATTCTAGTTAAAATATTTAGCGCACTAAATAAACAGGTATATCAATACTCCTTAGCTCTAATCTGTCCATCGCTTCACTGTGAGATTTCCAATGAAAGCTGCCTCGTTAAACGATTATCAACCCAAATACATCTGAGATCTCCCAATGGGATCGCTGCAGGTACATTCGGCTAATTCTATTGGCAATTTTCCTCGGCACATCAATCGACGGATAATGCGACTGTTACTGGAAATATTCGCTCGATCGGCTCACGAGTTTCAGGAACGGTCGAGCAAGTGTTTGTTGAGGAAAACCAGGAAGTTAAGACGGGACAACCCCTAATTCAACTAGAGCAGCGTAAACCACTCCCTCCATACCCTAAGCGGGTATGGAGGGAGTGGTTTACTTCCTGTGAAACTTAAAAATTACAGTCCGGTTTCAGGATCAACCTCAGCCACAGTTGGATCAACGCCCATCGGTGCAACATAGTCTCTGAAGAAGGTGATTTGTTGTTCAAACTCCATTTGCTTCACGCGATCAAGCAAAGACTGTGCCTCTTCTGCAAGCTGATATCCTGGCGGCATGGGGATGATCGTTGCATTTTCCATACCCTGCGCCAACAAGTACCAGACGAGCAGCTTGGTTGTATCACCCAGTGCGCCATATTCGCGAGTGAGTTGGGTGTTGCGGCGGCAAATCAAATCGCGCTGTACGTTTAATTGTTCTTCGTGGGGGAGTTCTTTAATTTGGTTGAAGATACCTTCTGCGATCGCGGGCGAAACGGTGCTTGCACCAGGTGCGGCTGGTGTGATCGCACCGCCCATTTCCTTGTAAATAAACCAGAACAACGCAAGCTGAGTATCAGCATCTAATTGCTGAAACGCTTCGACTAAATCGTTTGCGGTTCCCGAAGTTGTATAGGTCATAAAGTAGTTACCAATTCGACCTCCAAACCGTAGCAAGACGAACTGTTTTACTCGACCTGCCAGAGATAGACCGCTGAACCTAGCTACAGACAGAGGTAGCATGGTTTAAATTTCTCAGGATTGCAAGTTTCCCTTTGAACAAACACTATTAATAAAGAAGATAATAAAGAAGAGTTCAATCGCACGATCGTTGAAACTGTCTCATTCTGATCAAAAAGAATTTCCAGTAATCCATCAGTCTGGCGTGATTCCGTACCGTATTCAATCGGGTAACATTGAGGTGCTCTTAGTTACTACAACTAAACGGAGTTCCGCCAAAAACGTCGATCGTTGGAGCATTCCCAAGGGCTGGATTGAACCGTTCATGTCCGCGGCGGACTCGGCAGCAAAAGAAGCTTACGAAGAAGCAGGAGTTCGCGGTTTAGTCAAAACTCCGGCGATCGGAGACTATCAGCGCCGAAAGCTAGGGCTGCCTTGTCGAGTCGAAGTCTTTCTCATGCAAGTTGAAGTCGTTCTCGAAGATTGGGCAGAAGCGAAAGTCAGAAAGCGGCGCTGGTTTAGCGTTTTACAAGCAATCAAAAAGGTGCAACATCCTCAACTCAAACGGCTGCTTGCCCAACTGCCGGAAATGCTCTCCCCTAATGCAGAAGGCGTGAGCAAGAGCAGAGAGCTAGAGTAGAACACCTATGATTGAAGTAGTGATATGACTAAGAAAAAATCTAAAAAGAAACACAATAAAAAAGCTAAAGACAAAGAGACTAAAGATCA is from Cyanobacteria bacterium FACHB-DQ100 and encodes:
- a CDS encoding S1 RNA-binding domain-containing protein; protein product: MPDRSTNASFSMEDFAKALEQHDYEFQKGKRVTGKAFSYESDGALVDIGGKSPAFLPIEEASVRRVTDVSVVLPLDEEREFVIVREQDADGRVTISLRQLELQKVWEQLADLQATNQSLQVRVTGSNKGGVTVDVQGLRGFIPRSHLVERENLDALKGQTLSATFLELDRDRNKIVLSNRLAARAANFSQLEVGQLVEATITSLKPFGAFAEFDGTTGLLHINQISKNYIESLPSLLQVGQVIKAMIVDLDEGRGRISLSTRVFENYPGEAIEDFAKLMDEAESRQERARKNLLG
- a CDS encoding dienelactone hydrolase family protein; translation: MNSSWIKLSTGSLDIDAYISEPDVSASSAIIVIQEIFGVNSHIQAVTKRLAQAGYLAIAPAIFQRTAPGFEVEYSEEGTKLGRFHKDQTTADQLLSDLSATIAFLQTKGFNEVGTIGFCFGGHVAYLAATLPEVKVTASFYGAGIATMTPGGGEPTIARTPEIKGTLYAFFGTQDPLIPIDQIDQIEAALKEHHVDHRVFRYPAGHGFFCDQRSDYNSTAAADAWEQVKTLFSRLRH
- a CDS encoding GntR family transcriptional regulator, whose translation is MVQFHIQPDSDIPASTQLYNQILFAIASRQFPPGHRLPSTRQLAMQTGLHRNTISKVYRQLEDAGVVDAQAGSGIYVRDQGHDTGAHIKSPLLEQYPQAHKIIQSSLDELVKQGCSLGQARELFLAEIDWRLRCSASVLVTAPQHDLANGEVLMRELERALAIPMQLVPMEELGQVLDQTRSSTVVTSRYFIAQAEAIASPKAARVIPIDIYDFEQELKLVKVMPKGTCLGIVSLSGGTVGVAEVIIHSLRGDDLLVMTAQIDDRYKLNAMVRTAQTIFCFDQVSCASVKATISASRDDIIRPPQVICCENFIVGKSINLLRRELGLE
- a CDS encoding response regulator, with protein sequence MKRILVVEDESVVAWHVQEVLQTFGYQVIAIATSARQAIQIATTQRPDLVLMDICLQGKSDGVSAAEYLYLKLNLPVVYLTAHADEYTLRRATETSPFGYLIKPFHEADLHTTIQVALRRHQMEAALKDVQQWYATTLVSIGDATLATDVDGFITFMNPAAEFFTGWTQEQALGEFAGRVLDLIDEETGAPINNPILAALCQGDTITLPARAVLRSRDGTKRPVGDSASPIRNRDGEIIGGVMVFQDMSDRCQRESSLDAQKQILETTQSLLSAQLKERTEQLQFAIAVDRLRQRIFDQCDTDRTEFLQWMLQEIGQTLNLHYSWIAFHDPAAAISTIAAEFNAEDAEPRSLLRRTVETAKFSSFYSRLFQRQCWLCPPLETLPPIYRALAQVIVCPIQGKHGTIGEFGIILSEYPRWSEFQAEAIGQLVSQAIRAYQSAQQNQIAQAQIVELRQLKALQDEFIEALSHELRTPLTNMRMVIELMQHGVASLIDPDVPNPHVQRLDQYLNILRQGWQEKFRLVSDLLVFQNSSSSSDAIPLTEVQIHDWLALLIERFSRDTTIVIQLKQTLDPVPKLLVHLPTLEKALSQMLLYLNQLTPDLPIQLHTQIDLEQQTFCLSANCALKSGNEIGLQQEQNISSLRLALLRRFAFDLGADLIVNQQSEMTVLKLALPIRIA
- a CDS encoding PAS domain S-box protein; translated protein: MDETLDPNPPELELRIRAFKAQAQAFQRSITALPQPVQPAIDHSLSTVLVQLETLLNPHSASLLIATHQTEEQWLALSACLPFGIFSCNVQGQCTYINSRCEEIVGHTLEESIGDRWLKYVHPEDRDRILPRWIEDAKAERPHTEQFRVITSAQEIRWLHVRTAPMFSEQNELIGHTGTIEDITIQKLAEAKVQASLQEKEALLKEIHHRVKNNLQIISSLIYLQAQRIQDPEVKQIFKDSQSRISSMALVHDTLYRSEDFANVNLSEYVQSLTLSLFNTYRIQPERVNLLVQVQPNIVVSLEKAIPCGLILNELMTNALKHGFMDEEIGEVTVILNHDSSKVCLIVENDGKILPESFELQEIRSMGLRLVNALANQLNAQITVEKAQKTRFNVTFNCA
- a CDS encoding Orange carotenoid protein, which translates into the protein MTYTTSGTANDLVEAFQQLDADTQLALFWFIYKEMGGAITPAAPGASTVSPAIAEGIFNQIKELPHEEQLNVQRDLICRRNTQLTREYGALGDTTKLLVWYLLAQGMENATIIPMPPGYQLAEEAQSLLDRVKQMEFEQQITFFRDYVAPMGVDPTVAEVDPETGL
- a CDS encoding NUDIX hydrolase, whose amino-acid sequence is MSHSDQKEFPVIHQSGVIPYRIQSGNIEVLLVTTTKRSSAKNVDRWSIPKGWIEPFMSAADSAAKEAYEEAGVRGLVKTPAIGDYQRRKLGLPCRVEVFLMQVEVVLEDWAEAKVRKRRWFSVLQAIKKVQHPQLKRLLAQLPEMLSPNAEGVSKSRELE